The Euleptes europaea isolate rEulEur1 chromosome 7, rEulEur1.hap1, whole genome shotgun sequence genomic sequence GCTTTCTTTTCTAAGTAAGTCTCCAGATGCTGATGAGATATGAGTTGAAATGGGTAGGCAGAATTTTATGCACACATTTCATgagaaaaacaaatccagttcccgcTTTCCATCACAGTTTGACCATCCTTGTCAAAAAGTGgaataaataaattgaatatAAATAAGAGGTTACGGGAAACCCCACCTGCAACTGTGTTCATTGAGTTCCAAGCCAAGGTTCCGGCAGCGCTGGGGCCGGCGCCGGCAGCGGCATTTGCACGTCTGTGGATCCGGCTGCTTCCGTCTGTCCAGACAAGGCGGGCAGGGTACCCTGGGAGGGACAATGGGATTCTGGGTGAAACAAGGCTTTTGGCCCAACAGTTTGTGGGGTTACAAGTGACCTACGTTTGCCATCCTCTTCCCGTTTTTCTGAGAGTGTTCCTATGccttgaagatagggttgccagcgccaggttgggaaatacctggagatttttggggcggagcctgaggagggggggttggggagggggaaaaatcaatgccatagagtccaattgccaaggcagccattttctccagatgaactgatctcttatcagctggagatcagttgtaatagcaggagatctccatccaccacctggaggttggcaaccctacttgaagagTTGCAAGGAAAAAAGAATTTCGGTCGTGTACGTAGGGTcctcagctctgggttgggaaattcctggagattttggatgtgaaggctggggagggtggggtttggggagaggaggggcttcggcaggatataatgccatacaggccagcttccaaagcagctattttctccaggtagggttgccagctccgggttgagaaatacctggagattttgggggtggagcctgaggagagtggggtttggagaggggaaggacttcaatgcatagagtccagctgtcaaagtggccattttctccaggtgaactgagctctgtcagctggaaaccagttgttattctaggagatctccagccaccacctggaggttggcaaccctgtgtaccTGCTATCTTTCTTGTCTAATGTGAGCTACATTAGAAACTGAAAATGGTTCCACATGGGTTTTAACTGCCACACTTTCATCCAAGGAACTTTAGTTTCCAGCACAAAGAACCCCGGGAACTGTACTTTTGAGCCGAAAGAATCTTGACAGCTGTAGTTTTTAGAGAATGCCGACATTTTCCAGTTTGAGATCTTTTGCTTCTTTACTGAACTGCAGCTTCAGAACTGTCTGAAGCCATGACAGTCAAACAAAGTAAGATACCGAATTACATTTTTAGGCTAGTCAAGGATGATTCATCCCATCCTTTACAGCTCTATGACGCTATGGGCCCTGTTCACACAACAAGCCATTCTCTGATCTGTTTGAACCAGGGGTCAAAATTCGGACCCCCTTCAACCTCACAGATGTGGATCCAGGTTACCAAAAAAAGGATGTACTTCTAACAGCTTCATGTCAGGCAGATGTCAGCACATGAAGCTTTGACTACTATGGagctggtaaaaggtaaaggtcccttgtgcaagcaccgggtcattccccacccgtagggtgacgtcacatcttgaagtttcctaggtagacttttgtttatggggtggtttgccagtgccttcctcagccatcttccctttacccccagcaagctgggtactcattttatcgacctcggaaagatggaaggctgagtcaaccttgagccgcctacctgaaaccgacttcggttgggatcgaactcaggtcgtgagcagagcttggactgcagtactgcagcttaccactctgcgccacggggcagggCTCTAatggagctggggggaggggcaaaagCTGCTCCTGTTGATTTCTGCCTGTCGTATGGGTGTTAAAGGCACAGAACCCCATTCACGCAGGACCGCCTTAGGGTGTCCATACCACCAAAACAGTTTGCTCTTCCCTCCTGTTTCTAGACCATTTATCTTCCGACTTCCTCCTCAGGAGAAGAAGCGTTGCAAAacaaatggtttaaaaaaaacacgttTTGGTAACTGCTTCATACATTTCTTCTAAGAAATGACTGATTTAATGTCTCTGAAGCATGCTGTGCTCTCAGAAAAAGTTACATAAATGCTCAGTATGATTCTAATTCAATCAGCCATTTAATCTTTAACTGCCCTTGAATGAACCAGCAGATGAAGGAGAAAGGAGATGGAATTATCTTACCTTTCTGTTTTGTCTGCGATCAGTTTCTTTGGTCTGAAGAGTgaaatagaagagaagaagattaATACATTGCGGcggtttggggttggggggggggttcaacaaGGTtagccggtagggttgccaacctcctggtacttaGCAAAATGTAGACACTCCTGTGAAATTAGTAGTAGAATCCAAACTTGCCCAGAAAGGCAACTAGTCCAATagtaaacaataataatatactTCATCAACAAAGAAAGACAGTTTTACAATGATATACGTCACAGCAAAGGTCATATACACACATCTATACATGAACAATTACAATATATGCCATAAATATAGACTGAAATCTTTTTATTCGCAGGGATCTCGGGTAAGTATACCCCGAGGTCGGAGAGGAAGAAGACAgccatttcagttcttcatcagttcttcttcCTGAACCTATAATTGCGtacatgttctttttttttaacttccttaGTTTACTTCACTTTCCTTATGTACTTAGCGGACCTTCCCCAGTATGATTCTTTGAAGTTTAGACCATGTCCTTCTAGTTACATCATGTTCGTTCCCTATTTTGCTTTGAAGAGGACAGTTAGAGGGTGcctttttgaaaattttaaatgATCAATACAGCATGTGGTAGCTTCCCTGCCTTTGCCACCATTGttgtagttgccaacctccaggcggggcctggagatctcccagaattacaacttggGCCAAAAACTGAAACAGGGGCACATTGAAAAATTGAGCAGAATGAGTTGATCATatgtcccttaacccactttattccccgtttcagccaggatcaaatttacccgggctgggggggggggggaactgtacgcattaccttgaaaagcagggatgaaactgtgccaatcgatccacgtaaacagaaagtgcgggagacatgaagttacTGTTTagttggcacacaccccacgcccccggtgattggttgtttcaaactgaccaatgagggccttccctgcccgggaaacgaccaatcaccgggggcgggggtgtttcaagctaaacaggaactgtgcacgtctcccacactttctgtttacatggatggatttgcacacagtttcgtccctgcttttcaaggtaatgcatacagtttccccccagcccggatcaatttgatcctggctgaaacagggaataaagtgggttaagggaccatgtgtttttggccttggtctgatccagcttggcctttcctatgttcttatgttcttagatcctagcccaacattcTACATTAAGGCACTGAGATGACTGCAAAGGGCTTGACATAATTTCTTTTAAAGTTATTAATATTAGCTGCTTTTCTAGGCTCCCCAACTTGCCCGTCTACGGCCGCTGACTCTCACCTGCATTCACATGCACTGTGCTCCACAAAAGACATCTGACCTAGGTGGCTGTGTGGGAACCGGGTTTTCATCACCTAAGTGACAAAGGGAAAGAACGTAAGAATCACCTTGCTGGAATATACCAGCTAGACTGTATATCATGGTGccttcccacccacacccccacagtggccaaccattgtCCATAACCCTAGTCTCTATtgcagaggtagactgcctctaaacatggagttTCCATCTAGCTATCACAGCTAGACgaagagttgcttttttatatgccaactttctctaccacttaagggagaatcaaaccggcttacaataactttcccttcccctccccacagcagacaccctgtgaggtaggtgaggc encodes the following:
- the VEGFB gene encoding vascular endothelial growth factor B encodes the protein MDVYNRSFCQPKETLVPVSAEHPGEVEHILVPSCVPLRRCAGCCSDEELQCVPVQMHVVIMEVMKTRFPHSHLGQMSFVEHSACECRPKKLIADKTERVPCPPCLDRRKQPDPQTCKCRCRRRPQRCRNLGLELNEHSCRCEKLRR